Proteins encoded within one genomic window of Trichoderma asperellum chromosome 2, complete sequence:
- a CDS encoding uncharacterized protein (BUSCO:EOG092D0S7U), translating into MFVLRNVGKLIFGSTAQESLIELPQGQLYLVRPLSPKGYSELIFKDSAIRIRRTNQDFQYQLVVQRVFEEGEAELLADEEGEDAEIDALVGERDEKTFLLDEALRFRIEIREGGEETVLAWKDLSGDNGDLYEFVCDSVVASAEVKRFLRIAQECQYERKYRKPHTTASDEDLEQFEFPEEQPIPPASPIHSPTLTRSIDSIDDMFAKRTAKISAQRGSAVEQQPEAVVEEVEAPQQAPEPKAAPKPLEIYAAVSGELHLYDPQAGHFAQVEDTVIAAVSEVGNWQYWLQINADDRSILGTPIVAEINPVFDFEHLSFIFNHWSEDGTGRSWLLRFKDQPTLEKFQEGVMQALWEKLNETKWKKIQEKEREYVLDAFNDLTMEDAPPIEDEEEEEEEEEEEREDDRARYDEDEEYDDDEEQQQRGDGEVNSQLAVGYKHDRSFVVRGSKIGVFTHTPDNHLKFSTNISKVTAPGGKLLNPKKVMLHKEDRDLIMQNNVDPNKLYRMDIEYGKVVDEWKVHDDMAVTTFAPENKFAQMTGEQTFLGISHNALFRVDPRQAGNKIVDSETKQYVSKNDFSSIATTEKGYIAVASNKGDIRLFDRLGIRAKTQLPALGDPIIGMDVSADGRWILGTTKNYLLLIDAKQHDGKNEGKLGFEKAFSADSKPRPRRLALSPEHVAQFYHETGLPVSFTPAKFNTGEGASETSIITASGPYIIEWNLKRVIRGIKTPYMIKRYEEKVMADDFKFGSDKNVIVALPNEVNMVAKKSLKEPTRESIIGDVRLLGGGRKSGRIGTGKSGQYKLGRDDIVESPY; encoded by the exons ATGTTCGTCCTTAGAAATG TCGGCAAGCTGATCTTCGGCTCAACCGCCCAAGAATCTCTCATCGAGCTTCCTCAAGGCCAGCTGTACCTCGTGCGGCCGCTCTCGCCCAAGGGATACTCAGAACTCATCTTCAAGGACTCTGCTATCCGCATCCGCCGGACCAACCAAGACTTCCAGTACCAGCTCGTCGTGCAGCGAGTCTtcgaagagggagaggccgaACTGCTCGCTGAcgaagagggcgaggacgCTGAGATTGACGCTCTTGTAGGCGAGCGCGACGAGAAGACCTTTTTGCTCGACGAAGCCTTGCGCTTCCGTATCGAAATCAGAGAAGGAGGCGAGGAGACTGTTCTCGCCTGGAAGGACCTGAGCGGCGACAACGGTGATCTCTACGAGTTTGTCTGCGACAGTGTTGTCGCGTCTGCGGAAGTGAAGCGTTTCCTCAGAATAGCTCAAGAGTGCCAATACGAGCGGAAATATCGCAAGCCGCATACGACAGCCTCGGACGAGGACCTCGAGCAGTTCGAGTTCCCCGAAGAGCAACCCATCCCCCCCGCTAGCCCGATTCACAGCCCGACTCTCACCCGGTCTATTGACTCCATCGACGACATGTTTGCCAAGCGAACCGCCAAAATCTCGGCTCAGCGCGGATCCGCGGTAGAACAGCAGCCCGAAGCGGTTGTCGAAGAGGTTGAGGCACCGCAGCAGGCGCCAGAGCCAAAGGCTGCTCCCAAGCCGTTGGAGATCTACGCTGCCGTGTCCGGTGAATTGCATCTCTACGATCCGCAAGCAGGGCATTTCGCCCAAGTTGAAGACACtgttattgctgctgtttctgaAGTCGGCAACTGGCAGTACTGGCTGCAGATCAATGCGGATGACAGGTCGATCCTAGGCACTCCCATTGTTGCCGAAATCAACCCAGTATTTGACTTTGAACATCTCTCTTTCATCTTCAACCACTGGTCTGAAGATGGAACCGGAAGATCGTGGCTTCTCCGATTCAAGGATCAGCCGACATTGGAGAAGTTCCAAGAAGGCGTGATGCAAGCTCTATGGGAGAAGCTGAACGAAACCAAGTGGAAGAAGATTCAAGAGAAAGAACGTGAATATGTCTTGGATGCATTCAATGATCTCACCATGGAGGATGCGCCACCaattgaagacgaagaagaagaggaagaggaagaagaggaggagagagaagatgatcGCGCCCGatatgacgaagacgaggagtatgacgatgatgaggaacAACAGCAAAGGGGCGACGGAGAAGTCAACTCTCAGCTTGCCGTTGGCTACAAGCATGATCGCTCCTTTGTCGTTCGCGGTTCCAAGATTGGAGTTTTCACCCACACACCGGATAATCACCTCAAATTCTCCACCAATATTTCCAAGGTGACTGCTCCTGGAGGCAAACTGTTGAACCCAAAGAAGGTCATGCTTCATAAAGAAGACAGAGATCTCATCATGCAAAACAATGTGGACCCGAATAAGCTCTACCGCATGGACATTGAGTACGGCAAGGTTGTTGATGAGTGGAAAGTCCACGACGACATGGCCGTCACAACATTTGCTCCCGAGAACAAGTTTGCACAGATGACTGGAGAACAAACGTTCCTGGGTATCTCCCACAACGCACTTTTCCGGGTCGATCCTCGCCAGGCTGGCAACAAGATTGTCGATTCAGAAACGAAGCAATACGTTTCAAAGAATGATTTCTCCTCCATTGCCACCACCGAGAAGGGCTACATTGCCGTAGCAAGTAACAAGGGTGACATTCGTCTCTTTGACCGCCTTGGAATTCGTGCCAAGACACAGCTTCCCGCTCTTGGTGATCCCATCATTGGCATGGATGTTTCAGCTGATGGCCGATGGATTCTGGGAACTACGAAGAACtacctcctcctcatcgatGCTAAGCAGCACGATGGCAAGAATGAAGGAAAGCTTGGCTTCGAAAAGGCATTCTCTGCAGATTCGAAGCCCCGCCCTCGCCGCCTAGCTCTTTCACCAGAACACGTCGCCCAGTTTTACCACGAGACCGGGCTGCCCGTATCATTTACTCCTGCTAAATTCAACACGGGCGAGGGTGCTTCGGAGACTAGCATCATCACTGCTTCCGGACCATACATCATTGAGTGGAATCTCAAGCGAGTCATTCGCGGCATCAAGACGCCGTATATGATTAAGCGATATGAGGAGAAGGTCATGGCAGATGACTTCAAGTTCGGCTCTGATAAGAACGTCATTGTTGCCCTGCCCAACGAAGTCAACATGGTCGCCAAGAAAAGCCTCAAGGAGCCTACACGAGAAAGTATCATCGGAGACGTCCGACTGCTGGGTGGTGGACGAAAGTCGGGGAGGATTGGTACGGGCAAGAGTGGCCAGTATAAGCTCGGCAGGGATGACATTGTCGAGTCACCTTATTAG
- a CDS encoding uncharacterized protein (EggNog:ENOG41~TransMembrane:1 (n8-16c34/35o223-243i)), whose translation MAIMKPPIGVLPSFASPLRSSHHLSHGTRSALSAAPLCHRLKRRYATVNEASEKKWSDAKASSGDIIHEWPKSPRPTPYEVLGVSKSATYDKRRFYGLVKLYHPDTHDHQSNSSSASASSSVSSSVSSASASSSSHVSHLPHATRLERYRMIVAANELLSNSSKRRMYDTYGLGWSHGDGATSLRDIDRDWRHQQGTAANNATWEDWEHWRDAQAGKAGEPVFMSHGAFATIVVMFCLVGAIAQTNRAENSSTVYAGWVADQNNNVGRRLQRNEIVVAGLNKDERVNHFLRERENVNYQFVPAKFETTDPARPS comes from the coding sequence atggccatcatgAAGCCTCCCATCGGCGTCCTCCCCTCCTTCGCCTCGCCCCTCCGCAGCTCCCATCACCTCTCACATGGCACGCGATCCGCCCTTTCTGCCGCGCCGCTATGCCATCGCTTGAAGCGGAGATATGCCACTGTAAACGAGGCCAGTGAAAAGAAGTGGTCCGACGCAAAAGCCTCATCCGGCGACATCATCCACGAATGGCCGAAATCGCCGCGGCCCACGCCATACGAAGTGCTCGGCGTCTCCAAAAGCGCAACCTATGACAAGCGACGCTTCTATGGTCTCGTCAAGCTCTACCACCCCGATACGCACGACCACCAAAGCAAttcctcttcagcatcagcatcgtcaTCCGTGTCCTCATCCGtgtcctcggcctcggcctcgtcttcatcccATGTCAGCCACCTCCCCCACGCCACCCGCCTCGAACGATACCGCATGATCGTCGCCGCCAACGAGCTCCTCAGCAACTCCTCCAAGCGGCGCATGTACGACACGTACGGCCTAGGCTGGTCCCACGGCGACGGTGCCACATCACTCCGCGACATTGATAGAGACTGGCGCCATCAGCAGGGCACCGCCGCGAACAATGCCACGTGGGAGGACTGGGAGCACTGGCGGGACGCCCAGGCAGGAAAGGCGGGCGAGCCTGTGTTCATGTCGCATGGAGCGTTTGCCACCATTGTCGTCATGTTTTGCCTCGTCGGGGCCATTGCGCAGACAAATCGTGCCGAGAACAGCAGCACCGTCTACGCTGGATGGGTGGCTGACCAGAACAACAACGTCGGTCGCCGGCTGCAGAGGAACGAAATCGTGGTAGCGGGACTAAACAAGGATGAGAGGGTCAACCACTTTTTAAGAGAGCGGGAAAACGTGAATTATCAGTTTGTGCCAGCCAAATTCGAGACGACTGACCCAGCTAGGCCATCGTAG
- a CDS encoding uncharacterized protein (CAZy:GT20) yields MPAAVGADGAASPGRLLLLSNRLPITIKRSDDGSYSFSMSSGGLVTGLSGLSKTTSFQWYGWPGLEVPENEVEGMKRRLKDEYGAHPVFIDDELADRHYNGFANSILWPLFHYHPGEITFDESAWSAYQEVNRLFARTVIKDVQDGDLIWVHDYHLMLLPQMLREEIGDTKKDVKIGFFLHTPFPSSEIYRILPVREALLTGLLDCDLIGFHTYDYARHFLSSCSRILDTPTTPNGVDWNGRFVTVGAFPIGIDPEKFVEGLQRPKVQERISALSRKFEGVKLIVGVDRLDYIKGVPQKLHALEVFLTEHPEWIGKIVLVQVAVPSRQDVEEYQNLRAVVNELVGRINGKFGTIEFMPIHFLHQSVSFEELTALYAVSDVCLVSSTRDGMNLVSYEYIATQRDNHGVMILSEFTGAAQSLNGSLIVNPWNTEELANAIHDAVTMSPEQREANYRKLERYVFKYTSAWWGASFVAEMTRLSAENTQSKTLRNISGAVVGLGQKVQQIAEEAKDRIIGSEQPSSGAPETSE; encoded by the exons ATGcccgctgctgttggtgccGACGGAGCGGCCAGCCCCGGCcgtctcctccttctctctaACCGACttcccatcaccatcaagcGCTCCGACGATGGAAGCTACAGCTTCTCCATGTCGTCTGGTGGCCTTGTCACCGGCCTCAGCGGCCTCAGCAAAACGACCAGCTTCCAGTGGTATGGCTGGCCGGGTCTTGAGGTCCCAGAAAATGAGGTCGAAGGCATGAAGCGCCGTCTAAAGGACGAGTACGGCGCTCATCCCGTCTTCATCGACGACGAACTTGCCGACAGACATTATAACGGCTTTGCTA ACTCTATCCTGTGGCCCCTCTTCCACTACCACCCCGGCGAGATTACCTTTGACGAGTCGGCGTGGAGCGCATATCAAGAAGTCAACCGTCTCTTCGCGAGGACAGTCATCAAGGATGTGCAGGACGGCGACCTTATTTGGGTCCACGACTACCACCTGATGCTCCTGCCTCAGATGCTCCGAGAAGAGATCGGCGACACAAAGAAGGATGTCAAGATTGGCTTCTTCCTGCACACGCCTTTCCCCAGCAGCGAAATCTATCGAATTCTGCCTGTGCGAGAGGCTCTGCTCACCGGTCTCCTCGACTGCGACCTGATTGGCTTCCACACCTACGACTATGCCCGCCATTTCCTCAGCAGCTGCTCCCGAATTCTTGATACCCCAACTACTCCCAATGGTGTAGATTGGAACGGCCGCTTTGTTACTGTCGGAGCTTTCCCCATCGGCATCGACCCCGAGAAATTCGTCGAGGGCCTTCAGAGACCCAAAGTCCAAGAGCGCATCTCTGCCCTCAGCCGTAAGTTTGAGGGCGTCAAGCTGATTGTTGGCGTCGATCGACTGGATTATATCAAGGGTGTGCCTCAAAAACTACATGCTCTCGAAGTCTTCTTGACAGAGCACCCTGAATGGATTGGCAAAATCGTGCTCGTCCAAGTTGCCGTTCCATCTCGACAAGATGTCGAGGAATATCAAAACCTTCGAGCTGTTGTCAACGAACTCGTTGGCCGTATCAACGGCAAGTTCGGCACCATCGAGTTCATGCCCATCCACTTCCTCCACCAGTCTGTTTCCTTTGAAGAGCTCACAGCGCTGTACGCCGTCTCGGACGTGTGTTTAGTCTCGTCTACGCGCGACGGAATGAACCTGGTCTCTTACGAGTACATTGCCACCCAGCGTGACAACCATGGCGTCATGATTCTCAGCGAGTTCACCGGCGCCGCCCAGTCCCTCAACGGCAGTCTCATTGTCAACCCCTGGAACACTGAGGAGCTCGCCAACGCCATCCACGACGCTGTCACCATGAGCCCCGAGCAGCGTGAGGCAAACTACCGTAAGCTCGAGCGCTACGTGTTCAAGTATACGAGCGCCTGGTGGGGAGCCAGCTTTGTAGCTGAGATGACGCGACTGTCTGCCGAGAATACGCAGTCCAAGACGCTACGCAACATCTCTGGTGCGGTCGTGGGCCTTGGCCAAAAGGTGCAGCAGATTGCTGAAGAGGCCAAAGACCGGATAATAGGCAGCGAACAGCCTTCTTCTGGAGCGCCAGAGACGTCTGAATAG
- a CDS encoding uncharacterized protein (TransMembrane:1 (o574-594i)) has translation MRVAIIGGGPSGIVQLKTLTEAHRRFPVPPFDVRLFESQDRLGGIFSSHTYEEGELVSSKYLTAFSDFRARSDDDDFFATDRYLEYLDDYATHFELWPYIHLNTWVKSVRRGGSREHIVTYRTSTGEEVEWECDAIAVCSGVHAAPNIPDLPGIEHVPVVMHSSEFKSREQFGKGKTVMVIGSGETGADISYLAVTGDTDRVILCHRDGWLGAPKRVPGQRFLPWLFGSKPYEYPQLPLDVSQITLFDSMYVHPIVRDSMIIWNYYHFVALPAGCWLCGGSPYGVDQFVGQIYSKRFHASRVFFNKAWQRISNHVSTPWRPTKWPLATRIRRFFFNTDIPPVSRIIEVAPTPSHISKDGVAHFPHNGRPESDRINETVVKPDVVVFATGYLPSFPFLNTPDHASGKPYPTAWDADVRQIWNSDEPTVGFIGFIRPGFGAIPPLAEMQSMLFTMNLINRVPKPLNPDDEWHYRIIHPPDARVFYGVEHDSYAYQLAKDIGAAPSFTEVLKLALRTKRGWRLPYVWAAGACFNTKFRMTGPWKWDGAGEVMTGELWETIQRREGLFGNIPLSIIPMMYLGLVNLSFLWYALFWGLLAKLRLARPIVIRNEPKRIMQEMEQLHRWGEER, from the exons atgcgCGTTGCCATCATCGGCGGCGGTCCCTCGGGCATCGTTCAACTCAAGACACTTACCGAGGCCCATCGGCGCTTTCCTGTCCCACCCTTTGACGTTCGGCTCTTCGAATCCCAAGACAGGCTTGGTGGCATCTTTTCCAGTCATACTTACGAAGAGGGAGAGCTGGTCTCGTCCAAGTATCTGACAGCCTTTTCTGACTTTCGCGCTCgcagcgatgatgacgatttcTTCGCTACCGATCGCTATCTCGAGTATCTCGACGATTACGCCACGCATTTTGAGCTGTGGCCCTATATTCACTTGAATACATGGGTCAAGTCGGTTCGAAGAGGTGGCTCAAGGGAGCATATAGTCACTTACCGGACGTCGACTGGCGAGGAAGTTGAGTGGGAATGCGATGCCATTGCAGTATGCTCCGGTGTGCACGCTGCCCCAAATATTCCGGATTTGCCAGGCATCGAACATGTGCCTGTCGTTATGCATTCCTCCGAATTCAAGTCCCGAGAGCAGTTTGGAAAGGGGAAAACCGTCATGGTCATTGGAAGTGGAGAGACTGGTGCAGACATTTCCTACTTGGCAGTGACTGGGGACACAGACAGAGTGATTTTATGTCATCGCGATGGTTGGCTCGGAGCGCCAAAG AGAGTCCCTGGTCAGCGATTCCTGCCCTGGCTCTTTGGCTCCAAACCCTATGAATATCCGCAGCTGCCTCTCGACGTATCTCAAATTACCTTGTTCGACTCCATGTATGTCCATCCTATTGTAAGAGACAGCATGATAATATGGAATTATTACCATTTCGTTGCATTGCCTGCCGGGTGTTGGCTCTGCGGCGGTTCTCCGTATGGAGTCGACCAATTTGTTGGACAAATCTATAGCAAACGATTTCATGCATCACGAG TCTTCTTCAATAAAGCCTGGCAGCGCATCAGCAATCATGTCTCTACTCCCTGGCGGCCAACAAAGTGGCCTCTCGCGACTCGCATTCgtcgcttcttctttaacACCGACATCCCTCCCGTCTCGCGCATAATCGAAGTTGCACCGACTCCTTCTCACATCTCCAAGGACGGCGTAGCACACTTCCCTCACAATGGCCGTCCAGAGTCTGACCGCATCAACGAAACCGTCGTCAAGCCAGACGTCGTCGTATTTGCTACTGGCTACCTCCCATCGTTCCCTTTCCTGAATACACCCGACCACGCCAGCGGCAAGCCTTATCCCACAGCATGGGATGCGGATGTCAGGCAGATCTGGAACTCAGATGAACCGACCGTGGGCTTCATTGGCTTTATTCGTCCCGGGTTCGGCGCCATACCGCCGCTAGCTGAAATGCAATCAATGCTCTTTACCATGAATCTGATAAATCGGGTCCCTAAGCCGCTTAATCCAGATGATGAGTGGCATTACCGCATCATACATCCCCCTGACGCGCGTGTTTTCTACGGCGTCGAGCATGATAGCTATGCATATCAACTGGCAAAGGATATTGGTGCGGCACCATCATTCACAGAAGTGCTTAAACTAGCTCTCCGTACGAAAAGGGGCTGGAGATTGCCATACGTTTGGGCCGCGGGAGCATGCTTCAATACAAAGTTTCGCATGACAGGTCCTTGGAAATGGGATGGAGCCGGCGAGGTCATGACTGGCGAGTTATGGGAGACTATTCAGCGCCGCGAAGGTCTATTCG GCAATATTCCACTCAGCATCATCCCAATGATGTATCTTGGCCTCGTCAACCTCTCGTTCTTATGGTACGCGCTCTTCTGGGGGCTCCTTGCGAAACTGCGCCTAGCACGGCCAATAGTCATTCGAAATGAGCCGAAGCGAATCATGCAGGAGATGGAACAGCTGCACCGCTGGGGAGAAGAACGATGA
- a CDS encoding uncharacterized protein (BUSCO:EOG092D0R2H), with product MDSSQDFNSLQEAIQKSLVSTVKSANRIASQDLSFQRTINPDVAEQLDEKTSRILDLSTRLLSSAAQACGLKPIKLEDPEDVDMNWRAVVDVVDSILEKADRAIDEYTGLVKQRENGDSDSNSKTKQSKSTGKVIRNANVKKPQLDFEIQPNNFLDGPWKPILTEKPHAIVPLDESLVTFVRNDGTAQYRHPYEHEISSMQYPDRVFQIQDPIPPQPAETTSATWVDTYEGVLAMLEELKEAKEIAVDLEHHDFRTYIGLVSLLQISTREKDWVVDTLKPWRHKLQVLNEVFADPTIIKVFHGAYMDMVWLQRDLGLYVNGLFDTFFASDALHYSSRSLAFLLSKFVNFDADKRYQLADWRIRPLTEEMMYYARSDTHYLLYIYDMIRNELVQSSDSDKDLVKRVLERSRELSLSRHENPECDAETGEGSRGWFNFVLKNSQLGYKSDQFAIFRALWKWRDLTARKEDENPNFVLGNNNLTEIVRVNPPDAKALHSLLPLSASLARSRVNEIWTQMQEEKARGGPSLLQFFSSRDPATLQSQSGVLRVTKTQSQALKPDGDVTATKLARSQLFGNVAVSSRWDETKGAVDAKEDYFPFPWQRFIGDVADVVVEAEPQQEPIVATPVKEDTISAAEVDKDEEFTLRRGQKRKAEAVENDESISSEANSASDGDEEMQDENVNDDAVIEIEDEDVPSRGAKKAKKLEKKKQREEARAAQEQQRLEVRTKRQEEKLARKEQRKNQQQAKAEEPTKYQAVPFDYSKAASVLHAKRDETKESAQEAKKKAFDPYAKTGDDEIKPARKMPPVRGEKSATFKK from the exons ATGGACTCGTCACAAGATTTCAATTCCCTGCAGGAGGCGATCCAAAAGTCGCTTGTCTCGACCGTCAAGTCTGCCaatcgcatcgcatcccAAGATCTGAGTTTCCAGCGCACCATCAACCCAGATGTTGCTGAGCAGCTCGACGAGAAGACGTCGCGTATTCTCGACCTTTCCACCCGCTTATTAAGTTCGGCAGCTCAAGCATGTGGCCTAAAGCCGATCAAGTTGGAAGACCCCGAAGATGTAGACATGAACTGGCGCGCTGTGGTGGACGTGGTGGACTCGATTCTGGAAAAGGCCGATCGAGCGATCGACGAGTATACGGGTCTTGtcaaacaaagagagaatgGCGACTCAGATTCC AACTCCAAGACGAAGCAATCCAAGTCAACGGGCAAGGTTATTCGCAACGCCAACGTAAAGAAGCCACAGTTGGACTTCGAAATCCAGCCAAATAACTTCCTTGATGGGCCTTGGAAGCCTATTCTGACAGAGAAACCGCATGCAATTGTACCATTGGATGAGAGCCTGGTCACATTTGTTCGAAACGATGGCACAGCTCA ATACAGGCACCCATACGAGCATGAGATATCTAGCATGCAATATCCAGACCGAGTATTTCAGATCCAAGATCCGATTCCGCCCCAGCCAGCTGAGACAACGTCAGCTACATGGGTCGACACATATGAGGGCGTTCTTGCTATGCTTGAAGAGCTAAAGGAGGCGAAAGAAATTGCCGTTGATTTAGAACATCACGACTTTAGAACGTATATTGGCCTGGTCTCCTTGTTGCAGATCAGCACCCGAGAAAAGGACTGGGTCGTTGATACGCTGAAGCCATGGCGACATAAACTCCAGGTGCTCAACGAAGTGTTCGCCGATCCTACGATTATCAAG GTCTTTCATGGCGCATATATGGATATGGTCTGGCTTCAGAGAGATCTTGGCCTCTATGTCAACGGCCTCTTCGACACATTTTTCGCCAGCGATGCCTTGCATTATTCGAGTCGAAGTTTAGCGTTTCTCCTTTCAAAATTCGTCAATTTTGATGCCGACAAGCGATATCAACTGGCTGACTGGAGGATTAG GCCTCTCACCGAGGAAATGATGTACTACGCTCGTTCAGATACCCACTACCTTCTCTACATCTACGACATGATTCGAAACGAACTCGTACAGTCGTCAGACTCTGATAAAGACCTCGTAAAGCGTGTCTTAGAAAGATCGCGAGAGCTTTCACTTTCACGGCATGAGAATCCTGAATGTGACGCAGAAACTGGCGAAGGATCGAGGGGTTGGTTCAACTTTGTACTGAAAAACTCACAACTTGGCTATAAAAGCGATCAGTTCGCGATATTCAGGGCTCTCTGGAAATGGCGAGACCTCACTGCTCGCAAAGAGGATGAAAACCCCAACTTTGTGCTGGGCAACAACAATTTGACCGAGATTGTACGTGTCAACCCACCAGACGCCAAGGCCCTTCACAGCTTACTACCGCTGAGTGCATCCCTGGCTCGATCTAGAGTGAACGAGATATGGACTCAGAtgcaagaggaaaaggctcGAGGAGGTCCGAGCCTGCTACAGTTTTTCTCTTCCCGAGACCCAGCAACACTACAGAGCCAGAGTGGAGTTCTGAGAGTAACAAAAACGCAAAGTCAGGCTCTGAAACCAGACGGAGATGTCACGGCCACTAAACTTGCACGGTCGCAATTATTTGGAAATGTTGCCGTTAGCTCGCGGTGGGATGAAACAAAGGGGGCAGTAGATGCTAAGGAAGACTACTTCCCCTTCCCTTGGCAGCGGTTCATCGGCGATGTTGCAGATGTCGTAGTCGAAGCCGAGCCCCAGCAAGAACCTATAGTAGCTACCCCTGTAAAAGAGGATACTATATCTGCTGCGGAAGTTGATAAAGACGAGGAATTCACGTTGCGGCGAGgacagaagaggaaggctgaggctgttgagaacGACGAGTCAATATCCAGCGAAGCCAACTCAGCTTCCGATGGCGACGAAGAGATGCAAGATGAGAACGTCAATGACGACGCTGTCATTGAgatagaagatgaagatgttcCTTCTAGGGGggcgaagaaggcaaagaagctagagaagaagaagcagcgagAGGAAGCCCGGGCGGCTCAGGAACAGCAACGCCTGGAGGTTCGTACTAAGcgacaagaagagaaactcGCTCGCAAAGAGCAGCGAAAGAATCAGCAACAGGCGAAGGCGGAAGAGCCTACCAAGTACCAAGCTGTTCCTTTCGACTACAGCAAAGCAGCCTCGGTCCTTCATGCGAAGAGAGACGAGACTAAGGAGTCGGCACAGGAAGCTAAGAAGAAGGCATTTGATCCATATGCTAAGACGGGCGACGACGAGATTAAACCTGCAAGAAAGATGCCGCCAGTTAGGGGCGAGAAGAGCGCTACATTtaagaaatga
- a CDS encoding uncharacterized protein (EggNog:ENOG41~TransMembrane:3 (o49-70i82-102o108-126i)), whose amino-acid sequence MKPPEIPNGASPKSFMSSVTEFYRCQIGGETVINYAYTDFPFRLLAKDVYYFFAYCWALPWVFFPLRPFGSGELDELYPSRMNIFCLTVHFFLLISQIAFLIALPFAIFFPAWMGIAAIVGFHSLNRLVCMLLNGKDIIFHSDEKYAKARPEHAHEQWVFLNGVSTGEHWMKTNLNRLAITFGRPILGIHNRTSGVVFDVIECLIQRNFSYATGDIRACYRHIKDILYNPKKTKVVFIMHSQGAIEGGMVLDWLLQEMPQDLLAKLEVYTFGSAANHFNNPHRHVISQDLTRSKPFEAMQTIVSETCYETPVTTPLEVKKDPMISASLLRRSSSIASYHTASAAKDRAIGHIEHYTHNTDFVAIWGILHFATNRMASRQLPRFLGRLFNRSNGHGGHLFVQHYLDGLFPLRQDPETGEFVGVDENNAFMEEVIKFGVEGTAMENVREAFEISYGGTGGFGTGEISTPIEVYDQFSARKKQRKDVKVKELSRLWMYRNGRSPPEISAALAAELAGIDRRNSLL is encoded by the exons ATGAAACCTCCAGAGATTCCTAACGGCGCATCGCCGAAATCCTTCATGAGCTCCGTCACCGAATTTTACCGCTGCCAAATCGGCGGCGAGACCGTCATCAACTACGCCTATACCGACTTCCCTTTTCGCCTTCTGGCCAAAGATGTCTACTACTTTTTCGCCTACTGTTGGGCGCTGCCTTGGGTCTTCTTCCCTCTACGTCCCTTTGGATCGGGCGAGCTTGATGAACTGTATCCATCGCGGATGAACATATTCTGCCTCACCGTGCACTTCTTCCTGCTAATTTCTCAGATCGCTTTTCTTATCGCTCTGCCATTTGCGATATTTTTCCCAGCCTGGATGGGAATCGCAGCCATCGTTGGCTTTCATTCCCTAAACAGGCTGGTCTGCATGCTGTTGAATGGCAAAGACATCATCTTTCACTCTGATGAGAAGTATGCCAAAGCTCGACCAGAACATGCGCACGAGCAGTGGGTGTTTTTAAACGGCGTCTCTACTGG CGAGCACTGGATGAAGACGAACCTTAATCGTTTAGCTATTACGTTTGGTCGTCCAATTCTCGGCATCCATAATCGTACTTCAGGCGTAGTTTTCGACGTCATCGAATGCCTCATTCAGCGCAACTTTTCATATGCAACCGGCGATATTCGTGCTTGCTATAGacatattaaagatattctCTATAACCCTAAAAAGACAAAGGTGGTCTTCATCATGCACTCTCAGGGGGCCATAGAAGGTGGCATGGTTCTGGACTGGCTCCTACAAGAGATGCCCCAAGATCTTCTCGCAAAACTCGAAGTATACACTTTTGGCAGTGCCGCCAATCATTTCAATAACCCTCACCGCCACGTAATCTCACAGGACTTGACCCGGTCGAAGCCATTTGAGGCTATGCAGACAATCGTCTCCGAGACTTGCTATGAAACTCCGGTCACCACTCCGCTGGAAGTCAAGAAAGATCCGATGATTTCTGCATCCTTATTACGACGATCCTCCTCTATAGCGTCGTACCatactgcttctgctgccaaAGACAGAGCTATTGGCCATATCGAGCATTATACCCACAACACTGACTTTGTCGCTATATGGGGCATTCTTCATTTTGCCACTAATAGAATGGCCTCCAGGCAGCTACCTCGCTTCCTCGGACGTCTTTTCAACCGGTCCAATGGCCACGGCGGACACCTTTTTGTCCAACACTACCTTGATGGCTTGTTTCCTCTAAGGCAGGATCCGGAGACTGGGGAGTTTGTCGGAGTCGACGAAAACAATGCATTCATGGAAGAGGTCATCAAGTTTGGAGTTGAGGGCACCGCCATGGAGAATGTGCGAGAAGCCTTTGAGATTAGTTACGGAGGGACGGGAGGGTTTGGAACAGGCGAGATATCAACCCCGATCGAAGTATACGATCAGTTTTCAGCTCGCAAAAAGCAGAGGAAGGAcgtcaaagtcaaagaaCTTAGCAGGCTGTGGATGTACAGAAATGGGCGGAGCCCACCTGAGATTTCAGCTGCCTTGGCAGCGGAGTTGGCTGGCATAGACCGGAGGAACTCTCTGCTATAA